A region from the Ralstonia pickettii genome encodes:
- a CDS encoding efflux transporter outer membrane subunit, with translation MPSKTAFGASPSTSASLRLTALAVACLLVTACAVGPDFKVPDAPKVSGYTPQPLPEQTSSAATQGGEAQRFVSGMKVSDQWWKTFQSDKLNKTIENAFAASPTLSAAQAALRIAQQQTSAQQGAFFPLVQGAYQGARKRDAVGTIAPSLTSNAEIYSLHTAQVTVSYAPDVFGLNRRQVESLKAAEDAQYFQLEAAYLTLATNIVAAAVQEASLRAQIDAQKRIVAINTQLVGNLRKQFTLGAVTGLDVAAAQSALAQAEQALPNLQKQLAVQRDLLAALAGKLPGDGIADTFTFADFTLPQALPLSLPSDLVRQRPDVRAAEEQLHAATAQVGVAIANMLPQLTLSATRGGTASQFSQMFQQGNVFWSLVGGVAQTFFDGGTLLAKKRAADAGVDQAEAQYRGTVISAFQNVADTLHALDADADVLKAALKAEQAARTTLDITDKQRAIGQVNILAVLSAEQAYQTALQATIAARANRFSDTAALFQALGGGWWNRPHADIAQGGSQ, from the coding sequence ATGCCCTCCAAAACTGCCTTTGGCGCGTCACCTTCTACCTCTGCCTCGCTGCGCCTGACCGCACTGGCGGTTGCCTGCCTGCTGGTCACCGCCTGCGCGGTCGGGCCCGATTTCAAGGTGCCGGACGCGCCCAAGGTGTCCGGCTATACGCCGCAGCCGTTGCCGGAGCAGACGTCTTCTGCCGCCACGCAGGGGGGTGAAGCCCAGCGCTTTGTCTCGGGCATGAAAGTGTCCGACCAGTGGTGGAAGACGTTTCAGTCGGACAAACTGAACAAGACCATTGAAAATGCCTTCGCCGCCAGCCCAACGTTGAGTGCAGCGCAAGCGGCGCTGCGCATAGCGCAACAGCAGACGAGTGCGCAGCAGGGCGCGTTCTTCCCGTTGGTGCAGGGCGCGTACCAAGGTGCCCGCAAGCGCGATGCGGTCGGCACGATCGCCCCCTCGCTCACCTCGAATGCTGAGATTTATAGCCTGCACACGGCGCAGGTCACGGTCAGCTACGCACCTGACGTGTTCGGCTTGAACCGGCGTCAGGTTGAGTCGCTCAAGGCCGCAGAGGATGCGCAATACTTCCAGTTGGAGGCCGCCTATCTAACGCTGGCCACCAACATCGTGGCGGCAGCGGTGCAAGAGGCATCGCTGCGGGCGCAGATCGATGCGCAAAAGCGCATCGTGGCCATCAACACACAATTGGTCGGCAACCTGCGCAAGCAGTTCACGCTGGGTGCCGTCACCGGCCTCGATGTGGCCGCCGCACAATCAGCGCTGGCGCAGGCCGAGCAGGCGCTGCCGAACTTGCAAAAGCAACTGGCCGTGCAGCGCGACTTGCTGGCCGCGCTGGCCGGCAAGCTGCCGGGCGACGGCATCGCGGACACTTTCACATTTGCAGATTTCACGCTGCCGCAAGCGTTGCCCTTGTCGCTACCGTCTGATCTGGTGCGGCAGCGCCCCGATGTTCGCGCTGCGGAAGAACAACTGCACGCCGCCACTGCGCAGGTAGGCGTGGCCATTGCGAACATGCTGCCCCAGCTCACCCTGTCTGCAACCCGGGGCGGAACAGCCTCTCAATTCAGCCAAATGTTCCAGCAGGGCAATGTGTTCTGGAGCCTGGTTGGCGGCGTCGCGCAGACCTTCTTCGACGGTGGCACGCTGCTGGCCAAGAAACGCGCCGCCGATGCGGGCGTCGACCAGGCCGAGGCCCAGTATCGTGGCACGGTCATCTCCGCCTTCCAGAACGTCGCCGATACCCTCCATGCGCTGGATGCTGATGCCGACGTGCTCAAGGCCGCGCTAAAGGCCGAGCAGGCCGCCCGCACCACGCTGGACATCACTGACAAGCAGCGCGCCATCGGTCAGGTCAACATCCTCGCCGTGCTAAGCGCCGAACAGGCCTACCAGACGGCCCTGCAAGCCACGATAGCGGCACGCGCCAACCGATTTTCCGATACTGCCGCGCTATTTCAGGCGCTCGGGGGCGGGTGGTGGAACCGGCCCCACGCTGATATCGCACAGGGCGGAAGTCAATGA
- a CDS encoding efflux RND transporter periplasmic adaptor subunit — protein sequence MQVDYKSAAIGGAVAALVVGCLMWGLGGQKRSEASPAPSSPSSYGVAPLALPATPSRDGQAVTLSQSQLQYIKVAPVELHDFANRREAVGNIDFNQDRAVQVFTSYQGKIRNTYAKVGDTVAKGKPLFDIDSPDLVQAESTLISTAGTRKLTTDALARARQLYEIQGLAQKDLDQAISDQQAAEAAYKAAREALTVFGKTPAQMDQIVQTRKTDSLLTVVSPISGQVTARSAQPGLLLQPGNGTAPFTVADVSTMWMQAFVPEADAPLLHVGQPVKIHVMAFPGRVFNGKITTVGASVDANTHRILVRSEIDDPKHELRPGMFTSFDITTGAPIQSPALAMDGVVREGDGTMTAWVTTDRKRFARRVIKLGLEQDGFVQVLEGLNAGELAANEGALYLSTAAAGNFNGAD from the coding sequence GTGCAGGTCGATTACAAATCTGCCGCCATCGGTGGCGCTGTTGCCGCGCTGGTCGTTGGCTGCCTGATGTGGGGCTTGGGAGGCCAGAAACGGTCCGAAGCCTCGCCCGCTCCGTCGTCACCATCGTCATATGGGGTGGCGCCCCTGGCTCTGCCGGCCACCCCGTCGCGCGATGGCCAAGCCGTCACGTTGAGCCAGAGTCAGCTCCAGTACATCAAGGTCGCGCCGGTTGAACTGCACGACTTTGCCAACCGCCGTGAAGCCGTCGGCAACATCGATTTCAACCAGGACCGTGCCGTACAGGTGTTCACGTCGTACCAGGGCAAAATTCGTAATACCTACGCCAAGGTGGGCGATACGGTGGCCAAGGGCAAGCCGCTGTTCGATATCGACAGCCCCGACCTGGTGCAAGCGGAATCCACTCTGATTTCCACTGCCGGTACGCGCAAGCTGACGACCGATGCACTCGCCCGTGCGCGCCAGTTGTATGAGATCCAGGGCCTGGCGCAGAAGGACCTGGACCAGGCTATCTCCGACCAACAGGCTGCGGAGGCCGCCTACAAAGCTGCGCGTGAAGCCCTGACCGTGTTCGGCAAGACGCCCGCACAGATGGACCAGATCGTGCAGACGCGCAAGACCGATTCGCTGCTGACGGTGGTGAGCCCGATCTCGGGCCAGGTGACTGCGCGCAGCGCACAGCCGGGCTTGCTCTTGCAGCCGGGCAACGGCACGGCGCCATTCACGGTGGCTGACGTGTCCACCATGTGGATGCAGGCATTCGTGCCGGAAGCCGACGCGCCGCTGCTGCACGTTGGCCAGCCGGTCAAGATTCACGTCATGGCATTTCCGGGCCGGGTCTTCAACGGCAAGATCACCACTGTGGGCGCGTCGGTCGACGCCAACACGCACCGCATCCTGGTGCGTTCGGAAATCGACGATCCGAAGCACGAACTGCGCCCCGGCATGTTCACGTCATTCGACATCACCACCGGCGCGCCCATCCAATCACCAGCGTTGGCGATGGACGGCGTGGTGCGTGAAGGCGACGGCACCATGACCGCGTGGGTCACGACCGACCGCAAGCGCTTTGCGCGGCGCGTGATCAAGCTCGGCCTGGAACAGGATGGCTTTGTGCAGGTGCTCGAAGGCCTGAATGCAGGCGAGCTGGCCGCAAACGAAGGCGCGCTGTACCTGAGCACGGCGGCTGCCGGCAATTTCAACGGCGCCGACTGA
- a CDS encoding efflux RND transporter permease subunit, translating into MLKAILKLSLLRRPLILLFLLAFVGAGLFAYSKLNIEAYPNPAPVILEITAQTPGLSAEEMERYYTVPMEIGLAATPGVENIRSTSFYGLSFVRVTFKYGIDYYFAYTQAALALQQNVSLPNNVQAQIQASSLVGEVVRYQLKGPPHFGLTNLRTLQDWVLQRRLKTVPGVAQVVSWGGTTKEYDVEVDPKKLEAYGVTLPQMMTALGNANINVGGRTINFGQQSVNIRGVGLIQDVKDIDKIVLTQTNGVPVQVKDVAKTKIGFAPRLGIAGRDNESDVVTAIVVMNRTMQTNDVVARVKAELDKINTDGTLPAGVKVERYYDRSELVSVTTHTVMHALLFGCLLVFFIQWIFLGDLRSAIIVSANIPFALFFSILILLLTGESANLLSVGAVDFGIIVDSSVILVENIFRNFQMPAAEQTRLLMSRDAKVLGLRVPERLRMIFVSALQVDRAVFFSALITVAAFVPLFTMQGVEGQIFGPMARTYGYALAGALIATFTVTPALCSYLLPKKIEEKETWLVRALHRLYQPALKWSLSNRRIAVTIGAVVLAATAALMPLLGTEFLPALEEGNLWIRLTMPQTASLESGVVPVSRMRQILLKHPEVRTVVSAHGRPDDGSDAAGFYNAEFFVPLKPFDQWSAGMTKEKLIAQIQKEFTSEFTGVGLNFSQYIQDNVEEGLSGVKGANSVKIIGPDLQVLERLADQVQSEMSRVKGITDLGIFRVLGQPNLNVRINREAAARYGLNTGDVNTVVQAALSGSQATTILEGDRQFALTVRLAPEYRATIDAVRNIRVAYSNANGGNAYIPLSALADITLDTGASYIYHEKNARYIPVKFSVRGRDLGGTVEEAQQRIAEHVKLPQGYRIEWAGEFEELEQAKQRLAVMVPISILLILVLLYGLFNSLRDSLMALAGIPFAITGGVAALFLTGLDFSVSAAIGFVSLFGVSVMDGILMITYYNDLRRERGLQPTEAMFHAAQQRMRPMLMTALSACIGLFPAAISTGIGSQVQRPLATVVVGGMLVGPLMLLVIVPALRMVFLGKEPPTDGPPLEEAPV; encoded by the coding sequence GTGCTCAAAGCGATTCTCAAGCTGTCGCTGCTGCGACGGCCACTGATCCTGTTGTTCCTGCTGGCGTTCGTAGGGGCAGGGCTGTTTGCGTATTCCAAGCTCAATATCGAGGCGTACCCCAACCCCGCACCCGTCATTCTCGAAATCACGGCACAAACGCCCGGCCTGTCGGCCGAGGAAATGGAGCGGTACTACACCGTGCCGATGGAGATCGGCCTGGCGGCAACGCCCGGCGTAGAGAACATCCGCTCCACGTCGTTCTACGGTCTGTCGTTCGTGCGCGTGACCTTCAAATACGGGATCGACTACTACTTTGCTTACACGCAGGCGGCACTTGCCCTCCAGCAGAACGTCAGCCTGCCCAACAACGTGCAGGCGCAGATTCAGGCGTCGAGTCTGGTCGGGGAAGTGGTGCGCTATCAGTTGAAGGGGCCGCCCCACTTTGGGCTGACCAACCTGCGCACCTTGCAGGATTGGGTGTTGCAGCGCCGCCTGAAGACGGTACCGGGCGTGGCCCAGGTCGTCAGCTGGGGAGGCACGACCAAGGAGTACGACGTCGAAGTCGACCCTAAGAAGCTGGAAGCCTATGGCGTCACCCTGCCACAGATGATGACAGCGCTCGGCAATGCCAACATCAACGTCGGCGGGCGCACGATCAACTTTGGGCAGCAGTCGGTCAACATCCGCGGCGTGGGTCTGATCCAAGACGTGAAGGACATCGACAAGATCGTTCTTACGCAGACCAATGGAGTGCCCGTACAGGTCAAGGATGTGGCGAAGACGAAGATCGGTTTCGCGCCCCGTCTAGGCATTGCCGGCCGTGACAATGAAAGCGACGTCGTCACCGCCATCGTGGTGATGAACCGCACCATGCAGACCAACGACGTGGTGGCGCGCGTCAAGGCAGAGCTGGACAAGATCAACACCGATGGCACGCTGCCGGCAGGCGTGAAGGTCGAGCGTTACTACGACCGCTCGGAGCTCGTCTCCGTCACCACGCACACGGTCATGCATGCGCTGCTGTTTGGCTGCCTGCTGGTGTTCTTCATCCAGTGGATCTTCCTGGGTGATTTGCGCAGCGCCATCATTGTCAGCGCCAACATTCCGTTTGCGCTGTTCTTCAGCATCCTGATCCTCTTGTTGACCGGCGAATCCGCGAACCTGCTCTCAGTGGGGGCGGTGGACTTTGGGATCATCGTGGACTCATCGGTCATCCTGGTCGAAAACATCTTCCGCAACTTCCAGATGCCGGCGGCGGAGCAGACGCGCCTGCTGATGAGTCGTGACGCGAAGGTGCTCGGCTTACGTGTGCCGGAGCGCTTGCGCATGATTTTCGTAAGCGCACTGCAGGTGGATCGCGCTGTGTTCTTCTCCGCCTTGATCACTGTCGCGGCGTTCGTTCCGCTGTTCACCATGCAGGGGGTGGAGGGCCAGATCTTCGGCCCGATGGCGCGCACCTATGGCTACGCGTTGGCAGGCGCACTGATCGCCACCTTCACGGTCACGCCGGCGTTGTGCTCGTATCTGCTTCCCAAGAAGATTGAAGAGAAGGAAACCTGGCTCGTGCGCGCACTGCACAGGCTCTACCAGCCTGCGCTGAAGTGGTCCCTATCCAACCGGCGCATTGCCGTGACGATCGGTGCGGTCGTGCTGGCGGCAACCGCGGCGCTCATGCCGCTGCTGGGCACGGAGTTCCTGCCCGCGCTTGAAGAAGGCAACCTTTGGATTCGGCTCACGATGCCGCAAACGGCATCGCTGGAATCGGGCGTGGTACCGGTCTCGCGCATGCGTCAAATCCTCCTCAAACACCCCGAGGTGCGCACGGTGGTGTCGGCCCATGGTCGCCCCGACGACGGTAGTGATGCCGCGGGCTTCTACAACGCCGAGTTCTTCGTGCCGCTTAAACCTTTCGACCAATGGTCGGCGGGGATGACCAAGGAGAAGCTGATCGCGCAGATCCAGAAAGAGTTCACCAGTGAGTTCACCGGGGTCGGCCTGAATTTCTCGCAGTACATCCAGGACAACGTGGAAGAGGGATTGTCTGGCGTGAAGGGGGCGAATTCGGTCAAGATCATCGGCCCGGACCTGCAGGTGCTGGAGCGGCTGGCCGATCAGGTGCAAAGCGAGATGAGCCGCGTCAAAGGCATCACCGACCTGGGCATCTTCCGTGTGCTGGGTCAACCGAACCTGAACGTGCGCATCAACCGTGAGGCGGCCGCGCGCTATGGACTGAACACGGGGGATGTGAACACCGTGGTCCAAGCGGCGCTGTCGGGTTCCCAGGCCACCACCATCCTGGAAGGCGATCGGCAGTTCGCACTGACGGTGCGGCTGGCCCCGGAGTACCGCGCCACGATCGATGCGGTGCGCAACATCCGCGTCGCCTACTCGAACGCGAACGGCGGCAACGCCTACATTCCGCTCTCGGCGCTGGCCGACATCACGCTGGATACGGGGGCGTCGTACATCTATCACGAGAAGAACGCCCGCTATATACCGGTCAAGTTCAGTGTGCGTGGGCGCGACCTGGGCGGCACGGTGGAAGAAGCGCAGCAACGCATCGCCGAGCACGTTAAGCTGCCACAGGGCTATCGCATTGAGTGGGCAGGTGAATTTGAAGAACTGGAGCAGGCCAAACAGCGGCTCGCGGTCATGGTGCCGATCAGCATTCTGTTGATTCTGGTGCTGCTCTATGGGTTGTTCAATTCGCTGCGCGATAGCCTGATGGCGCTGGCCGGTATTCCGTTTGCGATTACCGGTGGGGTCGCGGCCCTGTTCCTGACGGGGTTGGACTTCAGCGTCTCGGCGGCAATCGGCTTTGTCTCGTTGTTTGGGGTGTCCGTGATGGACGGCATTCTGATGATCACCTACTACAACGACTTGCGCCGGGAGCGCGGCCTCCAGCCAACTGAAGCGATGTTCCATGCGGCGCAACAGCGCATGCGGCCGATGCTGATGACCGCGCTGTCGGCGTGTATCGGTTTGTTCCCAGCCGCTATTTCCACTGGCATCGGCAGCCAGGTGCAGCGGCCTCTGGCCACCGTGGTGGTAGGCGGCATGCTGGTGGGCCCGTTGATGCTGCTGGTGATCGTGCCGGCCCTGCGGATGGTCTTCCTCGGCAAGGAGCCACCCACTGACGGCCCGCCCCTTGAGGAAGCACCGGTTTGA
- a CDS encoding response regulator transcription factor — protein MKPASPKILCIEDDVETGELITEELAEHGYTVITAHDGESGLAMILREAPDLVLCDVGMPGMTGFELLEQLRTLAPRYAEIPFVFLTAMAQRDSELRGRRLGADDYVTKPVDFEILISIVQTRLAKRPRAHAAHAPVQLSEREAEVLAWSARGKTSGEIATILGLSKRTIDFHMDNAREKLGVATRIEAVVRASSAGIIKP, from the coding sequence ATGAAGCCAGCCAGCCCGAAGATCCTCTGCATTGAAGACGACGTTGAAACCGGCGAGCTGATCACCGAAGAACTGGCCGAACACGGTTACACCGTGATCACGGCGCATGATGGTGAGTCCGGGCTGGCGATGATCCTGCGCGAAGCCCCGGACCTGGTGCTGTGCGACGTAGGCATGCCGGGCATGACCGGATTCGAGTTGCTGGAGCAGTTGCGCACGCTCGCACCACGTTATGCCGAAATTCCGTTCGTCTTTTTGACGGCGATGGCCCAACGCGACTCCGAACTCCGTGGGCGTCGCCTGGGTGCCGATGACTATGTGACAAAACCAGTCGACTTCGAAATCCTGATTAGCATTGTGCAAACCCGGCTCGCCAAGCGACCTCGAGCACATGCGGCGCATGCGCCTGTGCAGCTGAGCGAGCGCGAGGCCGAAGTGCTGGCGTGGTCTGCGCGTGGCAAGACGTCGGGTGAGATCGCCACGATTCTTGGGCTATCCAAGCGCACGATTGATTTCCATATGGACAATGCGCGCGAAAAGCTGGGGGTCGCCACCCGCATTGAAGCCGTGGTCAGGGCTTCCAGCGCGGGGATCATCAAACCGTAG
- a CDS encoding sensor histidine kinase: protein MQSPNRAPAAPDGRRFGIESPSILRPIRVRLTLVFVIFLLLVVGVGAFSIDQLASFHSVSAQISGRWLQNSRILGDLNNYISDYRAAEGDFLIASSRADLRAADEQVAMLDKAIATSQARYDKIEHDSPERELYSQFVTQWNTYRELARRLMISAKAGDVAGATRLYHTDSKHAFDLANDTLGVMTERSVAGATAETEREAQAYHNARQLIVGAIVVAACLVVLAVIYLVYAVSRPIAALVDRMHRVANNDTQIDIPGVDRHDEIGDIAQAVARFRENTIELGRSKDALIAQAAVLQETLDKERRMAELQRNFVSMASHEFRTPLGVIDGQAQRLIRMRDALPPEVLEERCEKIRAAVQRMTHLMDHLLDSSQWLDSTTPAAMRRTDFPLAALLTEVCEMHLEGTPSARIELCVETDEPNTFFGDARLLFQAFSNLVGNAVKYSPPGAPVSVRMRSDADGVSVTVEDLGLGIPERDIERLFERYVRGGNVAGTVGAGVGLYLVKLVVELHRGTITVTSEEGKGSTFNVFLPRLKG, encoded by the coding sequence ATGCAATCGCCAAACAGGGCCCCAGCCGCGCCAGACGGGCGGCGCTTTGGAATCGAATCTCCTTCGATTCTGCGTCCCATCCGCGTCCGGTTGACGCTGGTGTTCGTGATCTTTTTGCTGCTGGTGGTCGGCGTCGGCGCTTTCAGTATCGACCAATTGGCCAGTTTCCACAGCGTATCTGCACAGATCAGCGGGCGCTGGCTTCAAAACAGCCGGATTCTGGGCGACCTCAATAACTACATCTCGGATTATCGCGCGGCCGAAGGCGATTTTCTGATCGCCTCATCACGTGCCGATCTGCGAGCCGCAGACGAACAGGTCGCCATGCTCGACAAAGCGATTGCCACGTCCCAGGCCCGCTACGACAAGATCGAGCACGACAGCCCCGAGCGCGAGCTTTACAGCCAGTTTGTCACCCAATGGAACACGTATCGCGAGCTGGCGCGACGGCTGATGATTTCTGCCAAGGCAGGCGACGTAGCGGGTGCTACGCGGCTCTATCACACGGATTCCAAACACGCATTCGATTTGGCGAATGACACGTTGGGTGTGATGACCGAACGCAGTGTCGCTGGCGCAACGGCAGAAACCGAGCGAGAGGCGCAGGCCTATCACAATGCGCGGCAACTCATAGTTGGGGCGATCGTTGTGGCGGCGTGTCTGGTCGTGTTGGCCGTGATTTATCTTGTCTACGCCGTGTCGCGCCCGATTGCCGCGCTGGTGGATCGCATGCACCGCGTTGCCAACAACGATACCCAGATCGACATCCCAGGCGTGGACCGCCACGACGAGATTGGTGACATCGCGCAAGCCGTGGCGCGTTTTCGCGAAAACACAATCGAATTGGGTCGCAGCAAGGATGCATTGATCGCCCAAGCCGCCGTATTGCAGGAGACGCTCGACAAAGAGCGCCGCATGGCCGAGTTGCAACGCAATTTCGTCTCAATGGCATCGCATGAATTCCGCACGCCGCTGGGCGTGATTGACGGCCAGGCTCAGCGCCTGATCCGCATGCGTGACGCGTTGCCGCCTGAGGTGCTGGAAGAGCGCTGCGAGAAAATCCGGGCTGCCGTGCAGCGCATGACGCACCTGATGGATCACCTGCTCGACTCTTCGCAGTGGCTGGATTCCACGACGCCCGCAGCGATGCGGCGCACCGATTTCCCGCTTGCAGCGCTTCTGACCGAGGTTTGCGAAATGCACTTGGAAGGCACGCCGAGCGCACGGATCGAGCTGTGCGTAGAGACTGATGAGCCGAACACATTCTTCGGCGATGCCCGGCTTCTGTTCCAGGCCTTCAGCAATCTTGTCGGCAACGCCGTTAAATACTCGCCGCCAGGCGCACCGGTCAGCGTGCGTATGCGCAGCGATGCCGACGGTGTGTCGGTAACTGTGGAAGACCTGGGCCTGGGCATACCCGAGCGCGATATCGAGCGTTTGTTCGAGCGCTATGTGCGTGGTGGCAACGTTGCGGGGACGGTCGGGGCAGGTGTCGGGCTTTATTTGGTGAAGCTGGTCGTGGAATTGCACCGAGGGACGATCACCGTGACCAGCGAAGAAGGCAAAGGCTCAACATTCAACGTGTTCTTACCGCGACTCAAAGGCTAG
- a CDS encoding cation diffusion facilitator family transporter, with product MQQPTEIDLDSETPAMKRAAKRSTLVSVGVNLALTAAQLVAGVLAHSQALIADAIHSLSDLVSDFVVLFAGHHSQKEPDAEHHYGHLRFETAASLVLGLLLLTVGVGMLWGAVTKLEHPESISHVKLVGLWVALGALVSKELLFRCMLAVAERVRSSMLIANAWHARSDAASSLVVALGIVGNLLGFHLLDPVAAFVVGLMVARMGWQFGSNALYDLMDRAVDQETASEIREVILGTPGVLGVHDVRTRKMGDMILVDAHLEIESTATVKVGHDIALEARRRVMQRRDVLNVMTHVDPVNGLPAGTS from the coding sequence ATGCAACAGCCAACCGAGATTGATCTCGACAGCGAAACGCCCGCCATGAAGCGCGCGGCGAAACGCAGCACGCTCGTCAGCGTGGGTGTCAATTTGGCCCTAACGGCTGCGCAGCTGGTTGCCGGCGTTCTTGCCCATTCACAAGCGTTGATCGCCGACGCGATCCACTCGCTTTCCGACCTGGTTTCGGATTTCGTCGTTCTCTTTGCTGGACACCATAGCCAGAAGGAACCGGATGCGGAACATCACTATGGTCACCTTCGATTCGAGACAGCAGCATCCCTGGTATTGGGCTTGCTGCTACTCACCGTAGGCGTCGGAATGCTCTGGGGTGCGGTGACCAAGCTGGAGCATCCGGAGTCGATCTCACATGTGAAATTGGTCGGCTTGTGGGTCGCACTGGGCGCACTGGTGAGCAAAGAACTGTTGTTCCGGTGCATGCTGGCCGTTGCGGAGCGCGTACGCTCCAGCATGCTGATAGCGAACGCATGGCACGCCCGCTCCGACGCAGCCTCCTCATTGGTGGTTGCACTCGGCATCGTCGGCAATTTGCTTGGATTCCACCTGCTCGATCCAGTGGCCGCATTCGTTGTCGGGTTAATGGTGGCGAGAATGGGCTGGCAGTTTGGCTCGAATGCCCTGTACGACCTCATGGACAGAGCCGTCGATCAAGAGACAGCCAGCGAAATTCGGGAAGTGATACTCGGCACGCCAGGCGTGCTTGGCGTTCATGACGTGCGGACACGCAAAATGGGCGACATGATCCTGGTTGACGCGCACTTGGAGATCGAAAGCACCGCAACCGTGAAGGTCGGTCACGACATCGCGCTCGAAGCGAGGCGACGCGTTATGCAAAGACGTGATGTTCTCAATGTCATGACCCACGTCGATCCCGTAAACGGGCTCCCAGCCGGTACAAGCTAG
- a CDS encoding fatty acid desaturase has translation MAIYLDDRQRTELAQAARHWLWRTELPTWLLIATVYATWFGVATHVRQLGVPLACVLLSLCTTWYLSLQHELLHGHPTRLPWLNALIGAAPLGIWLPYGLYRRLHLQHHEAELTHPDTDPESYFLYAVDWHAASPAMRKLYAVRNTLAGRMLLQPAFSILTIAGDACAKLRSGDWRDVPMWAAHLLAVAVLLVWLQTACGLPAWLMLLGVAYPALSLAAIRSFQEHRPADSHATRSVINDAGLMWRLLFLNNNYHLVHHDLPSVPWFALAWVYRRRADDYLVRNGGFHVRGYREWLIRYALRVAAPVAHPLFHGPSDRHVYAPRSYGEYREYGEA, from the coding sequence ATGGCCATTTATCTTGACGACCGACAGCGCACGGAACTGGCGCAGGCCGCCCGTCATTGGCTGTGGCGTACGGAGCTGCCGACGTGGCTGCTGATCGCCACGGTCTATGCAACCTGGTTTGGCGTTGCCACGCATGTGCGTCAACTCGGTGTGCCGCTGGCGTGCGTGCTGCTGTCGCTCTGCACCACGTGGTACCTGTCGTTGCAGCACGAGCTGCTGCATGGCCACCCGACGCGCCTGCCGTGGCTCAATGCGTTGATCGGCGCGGCGCCCCTTGGCATCTGGCTGCCATATGGCCTGTACCGGCGCCTGCATCTGCAGCACCACGAGGCTGAACTCACGCACCCCGACACCGATCCGGAGAGCTACTTCCTCTACGCCGTCGATTGGCATGCGGCCAGTCCGGCGATGCGCAAGCTGTATGCCGTGCGCAATACGCTGGCCGGGCGGATGTTGCTGCAACCCGCGTTCTCGATTCTCACCATTGCAGGGGATGCTTGCGCAAAGCTGCGCTCGGGCGACTGGCGCGACGTGCCAATGTGGGCGGCCCACCTGCTTGCAGTCGCGGTGCTGCTCGTGTGGCTGCAGACAGCCTGTGGCCTGCCCGCGTGGCTCATGCTGCTGGGCGTGGCGTATCCGGCGCTGTCACTGGCGGCGATCCGCTCTTTCCAGGAGCATCGCCCGGCGGATTCCCACGCCACCCGAAGCGTGATCAACGACGCCGGCTTGATGTGGCGGTTGCTGTTTCTCAACAACAACTACCATCTGGTGCACCACGACCTGCCTTCCGTACCGTGGTTTGCATTGGCATGGGTCTACCGCCGCCGCGCCGACGACTACCTCGTGCGCAACGGCGGCTTCCATGTGCGAGGTTATCGGGAATGGCTGATCCGCTACGCGCTGCGCGTGGCGGCGCCGGTAGCGCATCCGCTGTTCCATGGTCCTTCCGATCGGCACGTGTATGCGCCGCGTTCCTATGGGGAATATCGCGAATATGGCGAAGCATGA
- a CDS encoding COG4705 family protein, with amino-acid sequence MKTSTEHALAKVPEVTLAFWLLKIAATTLGETGGDAVSMSMNLGYLVGTGIFAAIFLVSVAAQIRAKGFHPLLYWTTIIATTTVGTTLADFADRSLGIGYAGGSTLLLVLLLGSLFAWYRTLGSVSVSTVHSPKAEAFYWVTIMFSQTLGTALGDWTADTAGLGYTGAAVVFGALLALIVAAYYWTHVSRTLLFWAAFILTRPLGAVVGDFLDKPHSAGGLALSRYSASAALLAFILTGMLVFRQRAARVAH; translated from the coding sequence ATGAAGACATCAACAGAGCACGCTCTGGCCAAGGTGCCAGAAGTCACATTGGCCTTCTGGCTACTCAAGATTGCGGCAACCACACTGGGCGAGACCGGCGGCGATGCCGTATCGATGTCGATGAACCTCGGCTATCTGGTGGGTACCGGCATCTTTGCCGCCATTTTCCTGGTGTCGGTAGCGGCACAAATACGCGCCAAGGGCTTTCATCCGCTTCTCTACTGGACCACCATCATCGCCACGACCACGGTGGGCACGACGCTGGCAGACTTCGCGGATCGCTCTCTGGGTATCGGATATGCAGGCGGCTCCACCTTGCTGCTGGTACTGCTGCTCGGCTCTCTTTTCGCTTGGTACCGCACGTTGGGGTCGGTGTCGGTGAGCACCGTCCACTCGCCCAAGGCTGAAGCGTTCTATTGGGTCACGATCATGTTTTCGCAGACCTTGGGCACGGCCCTGGGCGATTGGACTGCCGATACGGCCGGCTTGGGCTATACGGGGGCGGCCGTGGTCTTCGGGGCGCTGCTTGCACTCATCGTTGCCGCCTACTACTGGACCCACGTCTCGCGCACACTGCTGTTCTGGGCCGCGTTCATCCTGACACGCCCCTTGGGCGCCGTGGTTGGCGACTTTCTCGACAAACCCCACAGCGCGGGTGGGCTCGCTTTGAGCCGCTACTCCGCGTCGGCTGCACTGCTCGCCTTCATCTTGACCGGCATGCTGGTCTTCAGGCAACGCGCAGCTCGGGTTGCACATTGA